A portion of the Nitratidesulfovibrio termitidis HI1 genome contains these proteins:
- a CDS encoding polysaccharide biosynthesis/export family protein translates to MESKQDSGRIEGIRLVDVNDALARRLADSKKLGLFADIFPVAAGNNYLIGPGDIIEISVWEAPPAMLFSSGVTDSYAGAIASRAVTLPAQMVAPDGMITMPFAGRIAVEGRTTQEIEADIDNSLQGKANQPQVLVRVVRNNTSNVTVVGEVNKSALVPLTPKGERLLDALAEAGGVTHPINRMAVQLSRENTTATMPLDAVIRDPRQNIPLRPGDVITALFQPQSFSVLGATGKNEEIPFEAQGISLAQALARSGGLNDNRADARGVFVFRFEDAHLLEPAPTPAGPENGAVPVVYQIDLRDPASFFVTQNFPVQNRDVIYVANSPAAEFEKFLRLVISVAVPALNINNMLQRTLQQ, encoded by the coding sequence GTGGAGAGCAAACAAGATTCCGGACGCATAGAGGGCATCCGGCTGGTGGACGTCAACGATGCGCTGGCGCGAAGGCTGGCAGACAGCAAGAAGCTCGGCCTGTTTGCGGATATCTTTCCCGTGGCGGCGGGCAACAATTATCTTATCGGGCCGGGGGACATCATAGAGATTTCCGTATGGGAGGCGCCGCCCGCCATGCTTTTCAGTTCCGGCGTCACGGACTCGTATGCCGGGGCGATTGCCTCGCGCGCGGTTACGCTGCCCGCCCAGATGGTTGCCCCGGACGGCATGATCACCATGCCGTTTGCCGGCAGGATTGCCGTAGAGGGCCGCACGACCCAGGAAATCGAGGCGGATATCGACAATAGCCTGCAAGGCAAGGCGAACCAGCCGCAGGTGCTGGTGCGCGTGGTCCGGAACAACACGTCCAACGTGACGGTCGTGGGAGAGGTCAACAAAAGCGCGCTGGTGCCGTTGACCCCGAAGGGCGAACGCCTGCTTGACGCGCTGGCCGAGGCGGGTGGGGTAACGCACCCCATAAACCGCATGGCGGTGCAGCTTTCCCGCGAGAACACCACCGCCACCATGCCGCTTGACGCCGTCATCCGCGATCCCAGGCAGAACATTCCGCTCAGGCCTGGTGATGTCATCACGGCGCTGTTCCAGCCGCAAAGTTTCTCCGTGCTGGGGGCCACCGGCAAGAACGAGGAAATTCCCTTCGAGGCCCAGGGCATTTCGCTGGCGCAGGCCCTGGCGCGTTCCGGCGGGCTGAACGACAACCGTGCGGACGCGCGGGGGGTTTTCGTCTTTCGCTTCGAGGATGCGCACCTGCTGGAGCCCGCACCCACCCCGGCGGGGCCGGAGAACGGCGCCGTCCCGGTGGTCTACCAGATCGATCTGCGCGACCCGGCGTCCTTTTTCGTGACCCAGAACTTCCCGGTCCAGAACCGGGACGTCATCTATGTCGCCAACTCCCCGGCGGCGGAATTCGAGAAGTTCCTGCGGCTTGTCATCTCGGTTGCCGTGCCGGCGCTGAACATCAACAACATGCTGCAACGTACCTTGCAGCAGTAG
- a CDS encoding glycosyltransferase: MADDKVSVVRDAGEGTGCKATEELATTVLDRDALAAELACSVAELKRLTSIQRVQAQMLPLEMSNSLSCRLGQAVLDCCISPVAVMKLPYILWKIWRDVIRPCQRKDHNKDLCGAVVNAYIKSGFDGVDALLVRGGFGRTMKAHAFTELARYQMACCDTASAAQSARRAYEVDPRPFRRKWMAFRLADDGDVLQADALLGSLPTELTFSPSEMSRLADIRRRARERRISVANICCLSRQQCVEQGFDPLLMDVAGYCCDASILSDEFLVHVSQLVQKKIGTAEFVVKIRLQFSDNLERCAAALICIGKYYAKAEMLDAAFVLAEAAKDIHTTKAALRNFFWSAQHSGNVESACAAIHDIEKMLGARPSEVEMKRIDQLKRSVSYQLALLDSIPEPRRPAFSAQKDKICYVLHNSLPFSSGGYATRSHGIAVALQRSGVEVVVLTRPGFPLDIKPELGPTDVASKVTIDGVCYERISDPKRNGIPFYEYVEKSADAIEARLRIHEPTAVMSASNYIIALPTLIAARRVGIPFFYDVRGFWEVTRLSREKGYERSATYKVQSLMEARVANSAERVFTLTEAMRAELISRGVTAEKIDLMPNACDAERFVAQEKDKGLAARLGIPSGVPVIGYVGTFVDYEGLDDLAAACGLLKEQGCIFRLLLVGSENTSGEGQGGGISHAVSDIARQYAFSDWLILAGRVPHEEVERYYSLIDIAPFPRKPLPVCEMVSPMKPLEAFAMEKAVVVSSVRALQEMVTHEHTGLVFKKGSVQDLADSLARLVADPALRQALGSNGRKFVEHKRTWEASTRVVVSCLRELSPYGA; encoded by the coding sequence ATGGCCGACGACAAAGTGTCTGTTGTTAGGGATGCAGGGGAGGGGACTGGGTGTAAGGCCACGGAAGAACTGGCGACCACCGTTTTAGATCGGGATGCGCTTGCCGCCGAGCTGGCCTGCAGCGTGGCTGAGTTGAAGCGGTTAACTTCAATTCAGCGGGTTCAGGCTCAGATGTTGCCGCTTGAGATGTCCAATTCTTTGAGCTGTCGTCTAGGGCAGGCTGTCTTGGACTGTTGTATTTCTCCTGTAGCGGTGATGAAGTTGCCATATATTTTGTGGAAAATTTGGCGTGATGTCATTAGGCCTTGTCAGCGAAAGGATCATAATAAGGATCTATGTGGCGCAGTAGTAAATGCCTACATTAAGTCTGGGTTTGATGGAGTAGATGCCCTGCTTGTTAGGGGGGGATTTGGACGGACAATGAAAGCTCATGCATTTACTGAGCTGGCGCGGTATCAAATGGCGTGCTGCGATACTGCTAGCGCTGCTCAGTCGGCGCGTCGTGCTTATGAAGTAGACCCCAGGCCGTTTCGGAGAAAGTGGATGGCATTTCGCCTTGCTGATGATGGGGATGTGTTGCAGGCAGATGCACTTTTGGGCTCGCTGCCTACTGAGCTGACGTTTTCACCATCGGAAATGAGTCGGCTTGCTGATATACGTCGCAGGGCTAGAGAGAGAAGGATATCTGTTGCGAACATATGCTGTCTATCTCGGCAGCAATGTGTAGAGCAAGGCTTTGATCCCCTTCTTATGGATGTTGCTGGATATTGCTGCGATGCTAGTATTCTGTCGGATGAGTTCTTAGTCCATGTTTCTCAGTTGGTTCAAAAGAAGATTGGTACTGCAGAGTTTGTAGTGAAAATTAGGTTGCAATTTTCTGATAATTTAGAGCGCTGTGCTGCTGCATTGATCTGTATAGGAAAGTATTATGCCAAGGCAGAAATGTTGGATGCGGCGTTTGTTTTGGCAGAGGCTGCCAAGGATATTCACACAACCAAGGCGGCATTGCGAAATTTTTTTTGGTCTGCTCAACATTCTGGAAATGTTGAAAGCGCATGTGCCGCGATTCATGATATCGAAAAAATGTTAGGCGCTAGGCCTTCTGAAGTAGAGATGAAGAGGATTGACCAATTGAAGCGGTCCGTATCGTATCAATTGGCCTTGCTTGATAGCATTCCTGAGCCAAGAAGACCTGCATTTTCGGCGCAGAAAGATAAAATATGTTATGTGCTGCATAATTCGTTGCCATTTTCGTCTGGCGGGTATGCAACTAGGTCGCATGGAATCGCGGTTGCTCTACAGCGATCAGGAGTGGAAGTGGTAGTTTTGACTCGGCCTGGATTTCCTCTGGATATAAAACCGGAACTCGGACCAACTGACGTGGCTAGCAAAGTGACTATTGATGGAGTGTGTTATGAGAGAATTAGTGACCCAAAGAGGAATGGAATTCCTTTCTATGAATACGTAGAGAAGTCTGCTGATGCAATTGAGGCGCGTCTGCGTATTCATGAGCCGACAGCTGTAATGTCTGCATCGAATTATATTATTGCCTTGCCGACTTTGATTGCGGCTCGACGTGTAGGTATTCCGTTTTTCTACGATGTTCGTGGATTTTGGGAGGTCACGAGATTGTCTCGTGAGAAGGGATATGAGCGGAGTGCTACGTATAAGGTGCAGTCATTGATGGAGGCTCGGGTCGCAAATAGCGCGGAACGGGTATTTACGCTGACCGAAGCTATGCGAGCGGAGTTGATTTCCCGAGGGGTAACGGCGGAGAAGATTGATCTTATGCCCAATGCATGTGATGCGGAGCGCTTCGTGGCTCAAGAGAAAGATAAGGGCTTGGCAGCGCGGTTGGGTATTCCATCTGGTGTTCCTGTAATCGGGTATGTTGGGACATTCGTTGACTATGAAGGTTTGGATGATCTTGCTGCCGCTTGCGGTTTGCTGAAAGAGCAAGGATGTATTTTCCGGTTATTGCTCGTAGGGAGTGAAAACACGTCTGGAGAGGGGCAGGGGGGGGGGATTTCCCATGCCGTGTCGGATATTGCCAGGCAGTATGCGTTTTCAGACTGGCTGATTCTGGCAGGGCGAGTTCCGCATGAGGAAGTGGAACGTTACTATTCTTTGATTGATATTGCTCCCTTTCCACGGAAGCCGCTGCCTGTTTGTGAAATGGTATCGCCGATGAAGCCTCTAGAAGCTTTTGCTATGGAGAAGGCTGTGGTTGTCTCAAGTGTTCGCGCGCTTCAGGAGATGGTCACGCATGAGCATACTGGTCTGGTGTTTAAAAAAGGGAGTGTGCAGGATCTGGCCGATAGTCTGGCACGTCTTGTCGCCGATCCTGCGCTTCGTCAAGCACTTGGTTCGAATGGGCGGAAATTTGTCGAGCATAAAAGGACATGGGAGGCGAGTACACGCGTTGTTGTCTCTTGTCTTCGCGAGCTATCCCCTTACGGAGCATAA
- a CDS encoding glycosyltransferase family 1 protein, with translation MPRLGAGLKRVEYASLEPIAMADKFPLLGIVGHDLKFLEGLSAHFALTNEVIQHYWDGHKKHDIKESEDLLGKADIIFCEWFLGNAVWYSQYKRQGQRLIVRFHLQELETEYPKQAKMDNIDCVVFVSKHTCRDAIDKFGWESLRDRFFVIPNAIDCAYYNRQKTAHSIYNIGIVGIAPKRKRLDLALDVLEACRSRDQRFKLFIKGKSPTEYTWLRNRPAELEYFTEQLDRITSNPVLREGVVFDGWDANMGEWYRKIGFILSVSDFEGTHQSVAEGGASGALPIMRNWEGADEVYRSDWIYADTNAMATKVLEYSRNPRLWAADSAVCVHYMKSSFDVSLVARLYDQVLYGSAGVSNIR, from the coding sequence GTGCCCAGGCTTGGTGCGGGGCTGAAGAGAGTGGAATATGCAAGCTTGGAGCCGATTGCAATGGCAGATAAATTTCCACTTCTTGGCATTGTTGGGCATGATCTTAAATTTTTGGAAGGGCTATCTGCGCATTTTGCTTTAACAAACGAGGTCATTCAACATTATTGGGATGGGCATAAAAAACATGACATTAAGGAGAGCGAAGACCTGCTAGGGAAGGCGGATATTATTTTTTGTGAATGGTTTCTTGGAAATGCAGTGTGGTATTCGCAGTACAAGCGCCAGGGACAGCGTTTGATTGTCCGCTTTCATTTGCAGGAGTTGGAGACAGAATATCCAAAGCAGGCTAAAATGGATAATATAGACTGTGTGGTGTTTGTTTCGAAGCATACATGCCGAGATGCAATTGATAAATTTGGCTGGGAGAGTTTGCGTGATAGGTTTTTTGTTATTCCAAATGCAATTGATTGTGCGTATTATAATCGCCAAAAAACAGCCCATAGCATATATAATATAGGAATCGTTGGTATCGCTCCCAAACGTAAACGATTGGACTTGGCACTGGATGTGCTGGAAGCATGCCGTTCTCGAGACCAGCGTTTTAAATTGTTCATTAAGGGGAAGTCCCCAACAGAATACACATGGCTTAGAAATAGACCGGCTGAGTTGGAGTATTTTACCGAGCAGTTGGATCGCATTACGTCCAACCCCGTTCTGAGGGAAGGGGTTGTTTTTGATGGCTGGGACGCCAATATGGGGGAGTGGTATCGAAAGATAGGTTTCATCCTGTCGGTTAGCGACTTTGAAGGCACTCATCAGTCTGTAGCCGAGGGGGGGGCTTCAGGCGCATTGCCGATTATGCGCAACTGGGAAGGGGCTGACGAGGTTTATCGTAGCGACTGGATTTATGCAGATACTAACGCCATGGCGACCAAGGTTCTTGAATACTCAAGGAATCCAAGACTGTGGGCGGCGGATTCTGCGGTTTGCGTTCATTATATGAAGTCGAGTTTCGATGTGTCGCTCGTGGCGCGACTCTATGACCAAGTGTTGTACGGCAGCGCAGGAGTGTCAAATATTCGGTAG
- a CDS encoding aminotransferase class I/II-fold pyridoxal phosphate-dependent enzyme, whose product MGVLQRSQLIGRMLERKARAAAAAAPAGWLSRGAGAAPDHLSRFDSHPKYKEVQFLIAAAKSFGCDSPFFRTHEGLATAVTTIGEREYLNFSSYNYLGFNGHPEVNEAAKAAIARYGTSASASRLVAGERPVQRALEDALAAFYGVEDCVVFVSGHATNVFTISTLFGPRDLVVHDRLIHNSVLEGIRLSGATRRGFPHNDADALDAVLAEVRGQFERVLVVIEGHYSMDGDIPHLPAFIDVKRRHNCFLMVDEAHALGVVGETGKGSGEHHGIAGEDVDIWMGTLSKTLAGCGGYIAGERALVEHLKYAAAGFVYSVGIAPPLAAASLAALQLLRKEPERVARLRDNGHLFLALAKEAGLDVGTAQGTAIVPVITGSSLKAVRLSGALFEQGINVQPVIYPAVEERAARLRFFLSAMHSEQDIRLACETVKKLI is encoded by the coding sequence ATGGGCGTTTTGCAGCGATCACAGCTTATCGGGCGCATGCTTGAGCGAAAGGCCAGGGCTGCGGCGGCCGCTGCGCCTGCCGGATGGCTCAGCCGGGGGGCAGGCGCCGCACCGGACCATCTCAGCCGTTTCGACAGCCATCCCAAGTACAAGGAAGTGCAATTCCTCATCGCGGCCGCGAAATCATTTGGCTGCGACAGCCCGTTTTTCAGGACGCACGAAGGGCTCGCCACTGCGGTCACCACCATCGGCGAGCGCGAGTACCTCAATTTTTCAAGCTATAACTACCTGGGGTTCAACGGGCACCCGGAAGTGAACGAGGCCGCCAAGGCCGCCATCGCCCGATACGGAACATCCGCCTCCGCAAGCCGCCTCGTGGCGGGCGAACGGCCCGTGCAGCGCGCCCTGGAGGATGCACTGGCCGCGTTCTACGGGGTGGAGGACTGCGTGGTCTTCGTCAGCGGGCATGCCACGAACGTGTTCACCATCTCGACCCTTTTCGGCCCCAGGGACCTCGTCGTCCACGACCGCCTGATCCACAACAGCGTGCTTGAGGGCATCAGGCTTTCCGGGGCGACCCGCCGCGGTTTTCCCCACAACGACGCGGACGCGCTCGATGCCGTCCTTGCCGAAGTCCGCGGCCAGTTCGAGCGGGTGCTTGTCGTCATCGAAGGGCACTACAGCATGGATGGCGACATCCCGCACTTGCCTGCATTCATTGACGTCAAACGTCGGCACAACTGCTTCCTGATGGTCGACGAGGCGCACGCCCTGGGGGTTGTCGGCGAGACCGGGAAAGGTTCGGGCGAGCACCACGGCATTGCCGGCGAGGATGTCGACATCTGGATGGGGACCCTTTCCAAGACCCTGGCGGGATGCGGCGGCTACATCGCCGGCGAGCGCGCGCTGGTCGAGCATCTCAAGTATGCGGCGGCCGGTTTTGTCTACAGCGTCGGCATTGCTCCCCCCCTTGCAGCGGCGTCGCTTGCCGCCCTGCAACTCTTGCGGAAAGAACCGGAGCGCGTCGCGCGCCTGCGGGACAACGGCCACCTGTTTCTGGCGCTGGCAAAGGAGGCGGGACTGGATGTCGGGACGGCCCAGGGGACTGCCATTGTCCCGGTGATAACCGGCAGCTCGCTGAAGGCGGTAAGGCTTTCCGGTGCATTGTTCGAGCAGGGCATCAACGTGCAGCCCGTCATCTATCCCGCAGTGGAGGAGAGGGCGGCGCGCTTGCGGTTCTTCTTGTCCGCCATGCACAGTGAACAGGATATCCGTCTTGCGTGCGAGACGGTAAAAAAGCTGATTTAG
- a CDS encoding ABC transporter permease has product MRSPLAITVSVWRAIFLREALDRLFGERAAWLWLLVEPVTHIGFISLVWRVIRTRAIGGIDIAVWTMVGMLAFFLFRRTGIQVMYAVDGNKPLFVYRQVKPFDTAIVRGGLEAFLMAIISALIIIIGGLLGHDVVPGDPLLVLMAVGGLWLLGMGYGLVTSVLMELVPELEHIFKILMMPLYLLSGVIWPISSVPMPYRDYLMVNPVAHGLEVVRQGFVAHYHMVPGASLSYLYGFSLVSVCIGLLLYRRYALRLVMR; this is encoded by the coding sequence ATGCGCAGCCCACTGGCCATCACCGTTTCCGTCTGGCGCGCGATCTTCCTGCGCGAGGCGCTGGATCGCCTTTTCGGCGAGCGGGCGGCGTGGCTTTGGCTGCTTGTTGAGCCGGTGACGCATATTGGTTTTATCTCATTGGTGTGGAGAGTGATCCGCACAAGGGCCATTGGAGGTATCGACATCGCTGTTTGGACCATGGTCGGTATGCTGGCCTTCTTTTTGTTCCGGCGTACCGGAATTCAAGTAATGTACGCTGTCGATGGCAACAAGCCACTGTTTGTTTACCGGCAGGTCAAACCCTTTGATACGGCTATCGTGCGTGGAGGTTTAGAGGCGTTTCTTATGGCGATCATATCCGCGCTTATCATTATCATAGGGGGATTGCTCGGGCACGACGTGGTGCCGGGTGATCCCTTGCTGGTCCTGATGGCTGTCGGCGGTTTGTGGCTGCTCGGCATGGGGTATGGTCTTGTCACCTCTGTGCTGATGGAGCTTGTTCCAGAGCTTGAGCACATCTTTAAGATTTTGATGATGCCTCTGTACCTGCTTTCGGGGGTTATTTGGCCAATATCCTCAGTACCGATGCCGTATCGGGACTATCTGATGGTCAACCCCGTCGCGCATGGGCTTGAGGTGGTGCGGCAGGGCTTTGTTGCCCACTATCATATGGTTCCAGGTGCAAGCTTGAGCTACCTTTATGGGTTCTCCTTGGTTAGCGTTTGTATCGGCTTGTTGCTGTACCGGCGCTATGCGTTGCGATTGGTGATGCGATGA
- a CDS encoding ABC transporter ATP-binding protein yields the protein MITIEDVHKRYKTNHGMGKWILQGINLMIPPATNVGLIGINGAGKSTLLRLIGGVDFPTKGRIVRQCRVSWPMGRGGLEATLSGRQNAKFVCRVHGHQDDLADRLAFVQDFSELGNAFDEPVNTYSSGMKSRLQFALSLAFEFDVYISDEVTSAGDASFRKKAAMAFKDMAGRAGLIMVAHNEATLKQFCQCGIWLTEGKAYWFDRIDDALSAYKHSIER from the coding sequence ATGATAACAATTGAGGATGTGCACAAGCGGTACAAGACAAACCATGGAATGGGGAAGTGGATTCTTCAGGGCATTAACTTGATGATTCCCCCCGCCACCAACGTTGGCTTGATCGGTATAAACGGCGCAGGAAAATCAACGCTGTTACGTCTGATCGGTGGCGTCGACTTTCCTACGAAAGGCCGAATTGTACGGCAGTGCAGGGTTTCCTGGCCCATGGGGCGTGGAGGGCTTGAGGCGACACTCTCTGGACGGCAAAATGCAAAGTTTGTCTGCAGAGTGCATGGGCATCAGGATGATCTGGCAGACCGCCTCGCGTTCGTTCAGGATTTTTCCGAACTTGGAAATGCCTTTGATGAGCCTGTCAATACGTATTCGTCGGGCATGAAGTCTCGTCTACAGTTCGCATTGTCTTTGGCTTTCGAGTTTGATGTGTACATCTCGGACGAGGTTACTTCGGCCGGCGACGCATCATTCCGCAAGAAAGCAGCCATGGCATTCAAGGACATGGCTGGCCGTGCAGGTCTTATTATGGTTGCGCACAATGAAGCCACACTCAAGCAATTTTGCCAATGCGGTATCTGGCTTACCGAGGGAAAGGCCTACTGGTTCGATCGGATTGATGATGCGTTGAGTGCGTACAAGCACAGCATTGAGCGGTGA
- a CDS encoding chain-length determining protein: protein MKPFRCLIFGLYIVALVAGVYWAFWASDRFVSDANVIIRKTNAVNAPTFDISMLAAGVANANRPDQLLLREYLLSVDILKKLDAALDLRTHYSDKRQDVISRMWFRDASMEWFHRHYLSRINVVYDDYSGVLRIQAQAYDAKMAQAIAEMLVREGERYMNQLGHELAEAQAGFLTAQVDLAQQRFQSARQALLAFQNQKGLVSPKATAAGIGEIVARLEGQRTQIQTQLASLPMSLDSNHPSIVMLKQSLVAVNRQIAQEKAKLAAPSGETLNYAVEEFERLQMEVEFTQDVYKTALVALERGRIDATRMLEKVSVLQHPTRPEYPMEPRRVYNMAILLVLTVVLVGMLRLLESILCDHLD, encoded by the coding sequence ATGAAGCCATTCCGTTGTTTAATATTTGGGCTATATATAGTAGCGCTGGTGGCAGGCGTATATTGGGCTTTTTGGGCATCTGATCGATTTGTATCCGATGCCAATGTGATCATTCGTAAGACCAATGCAGTGAATGCTCCAACTTTTGACATTTCCATGCTTGCTGCGGGCGTTGCCAATGCTAATCGCCCGGATCAGTTGTTGCTGAGGGAATATCTGTTGTCTGTCGATATCCTTAAAAAACTTGATGCGGCGCTTGATCTGCGCACGCACTATAGTGACAAGAGGCAGGATGTCATTTCAAGGATGTGGTTCCGCGATGCCTCCATGGAGTGGTTTCATCGCCATTATTTGTCGCGGATAAATGTTGTGTATGACGACTACTCCGGTGTCCTGCGCATTCAGGCGCAAGCTTATGATGCCAAGATGGCCCAGGCCATCGCCGAAATGCTTGTGCGTGAAGGCGAGCGCTATATGAACCAGCTTGGTCACGAACTTGCCGAGGCTCAAGCGGGTTTCTTGACGGCCCAAGTGGACTTGGCACAGCAGCGCTTTCAATCGGCAAGGCAGGCACTTCTTGCATTTCAGAACCAAAAGGGATTGGTTTCGCCAAAAGCGACAGCGGCTGGTATTGGTGAAATTGTAGCTAGATTGGAAGGTCAACGTACCCAAATACAAACCCAGTTGGCCTCGTTGCCCATGTCACTGGACAGTAACCATCCGTCTATTGTCATGCTCAAGCAATCGCTTGTAGCCGTGAACCGGCAAATTGCTCAAGAAAAGGCAAAGCTTGCTGCTCCATCAGGGGAAACACTCAACTATGCTGTTGAGGAGTTCGAGCGACTCCAGATGGAAGTAGAATTCACTCAGGACGTGTATAAGACAGCTCTTGTTGCACTGGAAAGGGGGCGGATCGATGCGACGCGGATGCTAGAAAAAGTTTCCGTGCTACAGCATCCAACGCGTCCGGAGTATCCAATGGAGCCGAGAAGGGTTTATAATATGGCTATTCTGCTAGTGTTGACAGTCGTTCTTGTGGGGATGTTGAGGTTGCTTGAGAGTATCCTGTGTGATCATCTCGATTGA